In Bdellovibrio sp. GT3, the genomic window ACCAGTCTTGATGAGTTGCCCGAAATTCTAAACGTTTTAAAAGGAGAAATGAGCTTTGTGGGACCTCGACCTCTGTTGATGCAGTACCTACCTCACTACTCCCCTCATCAATCACGTCGTCATGATGTACTCCCCGGAATTACAGGCTGGGCACAGGTAAATGGAAGAAACCTGCTCAACTGGGAAGACAGGTTTAACTTGGATGTATGGTATGTAGAGAACCAAAGTCTGTTGTTAGATATTAAAATAATTCTGATGACGATCTGGAAAGTTTTCCGCCGAGAGGGCGTTGCCGCAAAAAACTCAGAAACGATGATACCA contains:
- a CDS encoding sugar transferase, with the translated sequence MKRGFDLILATLCCLIFAAPMSLIYLGVILFLGKPAIFCQVRPGKLGKPFKMYKFRTMTDAHDKSGNILPDSQRLTRFGLLLRRTSLDELPEILNVLKGEMSFVGPRPLLMQYLPHYSPHQSRRHDVLPGITGWAQVNGRNLLNWEDRFNLDVWYVENQSLLLDIKIILMTIWKVFRREGVAAKNSETMIPFADASSNSTKKTDIT